The Armatimonadota bacterium DNA segment CGGTGCCGTGCAGGTGGGGCAGGAGATGGACCTCCCCTGCCTCCACGCCGTCTACAAGGCAACCGCCTGCCGACCGGGGAAAGGTGCCGGCGAACGGGGCAAACCCAAACGACGGGTGCTCTGAGAGGAATCCCCTGACCACGTCTGGGCCTTCCTCCGGCTCGTTGCTGCACACGCTGTACACGAGCGTGCCGCCGGGCCGGACCGCACCGGATACCCCGCGCAGGATTGCCTGCTGCACCTCGGCGCATCGGGCCGGCGACCGCTCATCAAGGCGCCACTTGATCTCTGGGCGGCGCCGGACGGTGCCCAACCCTGAGCAGGGCGCGTCCACCAGCACGGCGTCTGCCGCTTCGAGCCACCGCACTCCAATCTCATGCGCATCCAGGTTGTGAACCTCGACGCAGGTCGCGCCGAAAGCGGCCGCCCGTCGCGCCAGCGCCCGGGCCTTGCCCGGATGAACGTCCACGGCCAGCACGCGGCCGCGATTCGCCATCAGGGCCGCCAGGTGCAGCGACTTGCCACCGGGCGCGGCGCACGCGTCAATGACCGTGGAGCCGGACACCGCCACATCTGCGAGGGCATGGACCACGAGCATGGCACCCTCGTCCTGCGGGGCACACAACCCCTGGTCGTACAGCGGCAGGCGGCCGACGAGCGAACCATGGACGCGCATCGCCTCGGGCACGATCCCGGGGCCGGCATCCAGGCCCGCCGCACGGAGCAGACCCAACAGATCGTCCCGCGTTGTCCGCAGGGTGTTCACCCGGAGGGTCGCCGGCACCGGGCGCGCGTTGGCCGCCAGCAGCGCCTGCGCCTCTTCCATCCCCCACCGGGCCACCCAGCGGCTCACCAGCCAGCCGGGATGCGAGTGCACCACGGAGAGGTGCCCTACCGGGTCCGATCCGGCGTCCGGGGGTGGTGCCGGGCCTTCGGCGGCGAGGCGGCGCAGCACCGCGTTCACCAGCCCCGCGGTCCCGGCGTGTCCATGCCTGCGGGCCAGTGCCACGGCCTCGGACACGGCGGCAGGCGCGGGCACGCGATCGAGCTCCATGACCTCGAAGGCGCCCATGCGCAGGGCCGTCCGAATCGCGGCCGGCAGCGTGTCCAGGGGTCGCGCCAGCAAGGCGGCCAGCGCGTGATCGAGCCGCGTGCGGTGGCGCAGTACCCCCAGCACGATCGTCGTGGTCAGCGCCCGATCGGCATCGGACAATGACGAGCGGGCCAGGGTCCGAAAGAGCAGGGCGCCGACAAATGCTTCGGCCGCCTCCGCGCGGTACAGCACGGCGAAGGCGGCCTCGCGCGCGGGCGTCGCCGCCGGGACTGCCGGCCTACTCGTCACGCATGTTGCGCAGCAGAACCAGGCGCACGAGCTGCATTACCGCCATGGCTGCGGCGGCCACATATGTCAGCGCGGCCGCGTTCAGCACGGCGCGGGCTCCGTCGGCCTCGCGGGGCATCACCAGGCCCTCTCC contains these protein-coding regions:
- the rsmB gene encoding 16S rRNA (cytosine(967)-C(5))-methyltransferase RsmB — protein: MTSRPAVPAATPAREAAFAVLYRAEAAEAFVGALLFRTLARSSLSDADRALTTTIVLGVLRHRTRLDHALAALLARPLDTLPAAIRTALRMGAFEVMELDRVPAPAAVSEAVALARRHGHAGTAGLVNAVLRRLAAEGPAPPPDAGSDPVGHLSVVHSHPGWLVSRWVARWGMEEAQALLAANARPVPATLRVNTLRTTRDDLLGLLRAAGLDAGPGIVPEAMRVHGSLVGRLPLYDQGLCAPQDEGAMLVVHALADVAVSGSTVIDACAAPGGKSLHLAALMANRGRVLAVDVHPGKARALARRAAAFGATCVEVHNLDAHEIGVRWLEAADAVLVDAPCSGLGTVRRRPEIKWRLDERSPARCAEVQQAILRGVSGAVRPGGTLVYSVCSNEPEEGPDVVRGFLSEHPSFGFAPFAGTFPRSAGGCLVDGVEAGEVHLLPHLHGTDGFYIARLRRR